Proteins from one Parvibaculum lavamentivorans DS-1 genomic window:
- the xseA gene encoding exodeoxyribonuclease VII large subunit: MPPSDTQSPAANNAHEFSVSEISFALKKTVEETFGHVRVRGEITGYRGPHSSGHCYFGLKDDKARMDAVIWKGNFGKLRFKPEEGMEVIATGKLTTYPGSSKYQIVIDHLEPAGVGALMALLEERRKKLAAEGLFAAERKRALPFLPEVIGVVTSPTGAVIRDILHRLQDRFPRHVIVWPVRVQGETSAAEVAAAIRGFNAMEKGGKTPRPDLLIIARGGGSIEDLWSFNEEIVVRAAAESAIPLISAIGHETDTTLIDFASDRRAPTPTAAAEMAVPVRAELLADVRDKGSRLIRCEARAIESYRTQLGGLARGLPKLQDLVALPRQRFDTAADRLGRALIRAAEVKRARLSRVEGRLSDRPIRLRIANERKGLPQLLQRLTRAETRRVADLARSLDGSTKLLESYSYHGVLKRGYAVVRDETGKPIRAGAGQTAGARIEIEFAEDRLDAVVAPGGTVAPRKAPPKKPGGGQGSLL; this comes from the coding sequence ATGCCCCCTTCGGACACACAAAGCCCCGCCGCCAACAACGCCCATGAATTCTCGGTCAGCGAGATTTCCTTCGCGCTGAAGAAGACGGTGGAGGAGACCTTCGGCCATGTCCGCGTGCGCGGCGAGATTACGGGATATCGGGGGCCGCATTCCTCCGGCCATTGCTATTTCGGCCTGAAGGACGACAAGGCACGGATGGACGCCGTGATCTGGAAGGGGAATTTCGGCAAGCTCCGCTTCAAGCCCGAAGAGGGCATGGAGGTGATCGCGACGGGGAAGCTGACGACCTATCCGGGTAGCTCCAAATACCAGATCGTGATCGACCATCTGGAGCCCGCCGGCGTCGGCGCGCTGATGGCCCTGCTGGAGGAACGGCGGAAGAAGCTCGCCGCCGAAGGATTGTTTGCCGCCGAGCGAAAGCGCGCGCTGCCGTTTCTCCCCGAGGTGATCGGCGTGGTGACGAGCCCGACCGGCGCCGTCATCCGCGACATTCTCCACCGCCTGCAGGACCGTTTCCCGCGCCATGTCATCGTCTGGCCGGTGCGCGTCCAGGGCGAGACGAGTGCGGCGGAAGTGGCCGCCGCGATTCGCGGCTTCAACGCGATGGAGAAGGGCGGGAAGACACCGAGGCCGGATTTGCTGATCATCGCGCGGGGCGGCGGCTCGATAGAAGACCTCTGGTCGTTCAACGAGGAAATCGTCGTGCGGGCGGCGGCGGAAAGCGCGATCCCGCTGATCTCGGCCATCGGCCACGAGACGGACACGACGCTGATCGACTTCGCCTCCGACCGCCGCGCGCCGACGCCGACGGCAGCCGCGGAAATGGCGGTGCCGGTGCGGGCGGAACTCCTCGCCGATGTGCGGGACAAGGGCTCGCGGCTCATCCGCTGCGAGGCCCGCGCCATCGAAAGCTACCGCACGCAACTGGGCGGGCTGGCGCGCGGCCTGCCGAAGCTGCAGGACCTGGTGGCGCTGCCCCGCCAACGCTTCGATACGGCGGCGGACCGGCTCGGCCGCGCATTGATAAGGGCGGCGGAAGTGAAGCGCGCGCGGCTTTCCCGCGTCGAGGGGCGGCTCTCCGACCGGCCGATAAGGCTGCGGATCGCGAATGAACGGAAAGGCCTGCCGCAATTGCTGCAACGGCTGACGCGGGCGGAGACAAGACGCGTCGCCGATCTCGCCCGCTCACTCGATGGCTCCACGAAGCTGCTGGAGAGCTATTCCTATCATGGCGTGCTGAAGCGCGGCTATGCGGTGGTGCGCGACGAGACGGGCAAGCCCATCCGCGCCGGCGCGGGACAGACGGCGGGCGCGCGCATCGAAATCGAATTCGCAGAGGACAGGCTCGACGCCGTGGTCGCGCCCGGCGGCACCGTCGCGCCGCGAAAGGCCCCGCCAAAAAAGCCCGGCGGCGGACAAGGCAGCCTGCTTTGA
- a CDS encoding DUF2093 domain-containing protein: protein MNRIDKMGGGPAELVYGDGEFHVVRAGAYVVCAVTGARIPVDELRYWNVDLQEAYATPEASLKRVLEMKSRE, encoded by the coding sequence ATGAACAGAATAGATAAAATGGGCGGAGGCCCGGCGGAGCTCGTTTACGGTGACGGCGAATTTCACGTCGTGCGCGCGGGCGCTTATGTCGTTTGCGCGGTCACGGGCGCGCGCATTCCGGTGGATGAATTGCGCTACTGGAATGTCGACCTGCAGGAAGCCTATGCGACGCCGGAAGCTTCGCTGAAGCGCGTACTCGAAATGAAGAGCCGCGAATGA
- a CDS encoding M23 family metallopeptidase: MTARLAALLLGLVLAAPAFADAPLDLKGRMEQGGFVVGQAAPGARAVLDGMALDVDEAGLFAFGFDRDQGATAKLTVTYADGGTAERLIEVAPRDWQIQRVEGVPQQYVSPPPEAMAQIARSTALKNAAREKRMAGSGFAEDFIWPATGPISGVFGSQRYYNGEPRRPHYGVDVAAPTGTPIVAPAAGIVTLASQEMYFEGGLVFLDHGQGVTSVMMHMSRIDVTAGQQVAQGDVLGAVGGTGRATGPHLHWGLYWRGAWLDPQRLVPPMEEAIAANGGN; encoded by the coding sequence ATGACGGCGCGGCTTGCCGCGCTGCTGCTCGGGCTTGTGCTGGCGGCGCCTGCCTTCGCCGATGCGCCGCTCGACCTCAAGGGACGGATGGAGCAGGGCGGCTTCGTGGTCGGACAGGCGGCGCCCGGCGCACGCGCCGTGCTTGACGGCATGGCGCTCGATGTCGACGAGGCCGGCCTCTTCGCCTTCGGCTTCGACCGCGATCAGGGAGCGACGGCCAAGCTCACCGTGACCTATGCGGATGGCGGAACGGCGGAACGCCTCATCGAGGTCGCGCCGCGCGACTGGCAGATCCAGCGCGTCGAAGGCGTACCTCAGCAATATGTTTCGCCCCCGCCCGAAGCCATGGCCCAGATCGCGCGGAGCACGGCGCTGAAAAACGCGGCGCGCGAGAAGCGCATGGCGGGCAGCGGCTTTGCCGAGGATTTCATCTGGCCGGCGACGGGACCGATCTCCGGCGTCTTCGGCTCGCAACGCTATTACAATGGTGAGCCGCGCCGCCCGCATTACGGCGTCGATGTCGCCGCGCCGACGGGAACACCGATCGTCGCGCCCGCCGCAGGCATCGTGACGCTCGCCTCGCAGGAAATGTATTTCGAGGGCGGGCTCGTCTTTCTCGATCACGGGCAGGGCGTGACCAGCGTGATGATGCATATGAGCCGCATCGACGTGACGGCGGGCCAGCAGGTGGCGCAGGGCGACGTGCTCGGCGCCGTCGGCGGCACGGGACGGGCGACAGGGCCGCATCTTCACTGGGGGCTTTACTGGCGCGGCGCCTGGCTCGACCCGCAAAGGCTGGTGCCGCCGATGGAAGAAGCCATCGCGGCGAACGGCGGCAACTGA
- a CDS encoding lysophospholipid acyltransferase family protein, producing the protein MATQRKIVHFLEYAGLKLSLAFFGAMGLDRASAVGGWLGRTLGPKFGITGRARKNIALAMPELTPEEIERIVVGMWDNLGRTIAEYAHLEKFALPEERHRIEIVNAGALRAVAASGNGGVFVSGHFANWELMPLVMRLENMEGGEVYRHANNPFVNDWMVSMRERLTGGAVQIPKGNPGARIIVKLMRENKFVAMLTDQKMNDGVEVKFFGQRAMTTAAPAGLAIRYNVPVVPAYIERLGGARFRVTVYNPITAREGVEPIEEVLRITQELNDFLEARIREHPEEWLWLHDRWTPQRKVGPRRQAQLQAQAEIYNRIQD; encoded by the coding sequence ATGGCCACACAACGCAAAATCGTTCATTTCCTGGAATATGCCGGGCTCAAACTCTCGCTGGCCTTCTTCGGCGCGATGGGCCTCGACCGGGCCTCGGCGGTCGGCGGCTGGCTCGGCCGCACGCTCGGCCCGAAATTCGGCATCACCGGCAGGGCCCGCAAGAACATTGCGCTCGCCATGCCCGAGCTCACGCCGGAAGAGATCGAGCGGATCGTTGTCGGCATGTGGGACAATCTCGGCCGTACCATCGCGGAATACGCGCATCTGGAAAAATTCGCCCTGCCCGAAGAAAGGCATCGCATCGAAATCGTCAATGCGGGCGCGCTGCGCGCGGTGGCGGCATCGGGAAATGGCGGCGTCTTCGTTTCGGGTCATTTCGCGAACTGGGAATTGATGCCGCTGGTGATGCGGCTCGAAAACATGGAGGGCGGCGAGGTTTACCGCCACGCAAACAATCCCTTCGTCAATGACTGGATGGTTTCCATGCGCGAACGCCTGACGGGCGGCGCGGTGCAGATACCGAAAGGCAATCCCGGCGCGCGCATCATCGTGAAACTGATGCGCGAGAACAAGTTCGTCGCCATGCTCACCGACCAGAAAATGAACGATGGCGTCGAGGTGAAATTCTTCGGCCAGCGCGCCATGACGACCGCCGCTCCCGCCGGTCTTGCCATCCGCTACAACGTGCCGGTGGTGCCCGCCTATATCGAGCGGCTCGGCGGCGCGCGTTTCCGCGTCACGGTCTACAATCCGATCACGGCGCGCGAAGGTGTGGAGCCTATCGAGGAAGTGCTTCGCATCACGCAGGAGCTGAATGATTTCCTTGAAGCGCGCATCCGCGAGCATCCCGAGGAATGGCTATGGCTTCATGACAGGTGGACGCCCCAGCGGAAGGTAGGCCCGCGCCGGCAGGCGCAGCTTCAAGCCCAGGCCGAAATCTACAACCGCATTCAGGACTGA
- the lpxK gene encoding tetraacyldisaccharide 4'-kinase, protein MREPRFWYPAQRNSVPLAARLLAPLGYVYGLAGRIRRGRAEPQRAAVPVICVGNLTAGGAGKTPVALTLAEGLIAKGEKVHFLTRGYGGREQGPIRVDPLRHAAADVGDEPLLLAAAAPTWVAANRSEGAAAAVRGGAGLIIMDDGFQNPGLAKDFSILVVDAASGVGNGRLVPAGPLRERVDDALSRANALILTGRGHAGDGIAARARARGIPVFNSIVRPAVAPDFGAGPFLAFAGIGRPEKFYRTLRELGAELAETISFPDHHMFSESEALKLLVRARELGARLITTEKDAARLSHAPVSSARWRLDEAALRLPVRALIGDFPSLMAQIDDAVSRARRR, encoded by the coding sequence ATGCGTGAGCCCCGCTTCTGGTATCCCGCCCAGCGCAACAGCGTGCCGCTCGCCGCGCGGCTTCTCGCGCCGCTCGGTTATGTCTACGGGCTTGCCGGGCGCATCCGGCGCGGCAGGGCGGAGCCGCAGCGCGCAGCTGTGCCCGTCATCTGCGTCGGCAATCTGACGGCGGGTGGCGCGGGCAAGACGCCGGTCGCGCTCACGCTTGCCGAAGGGCTGATCGCGAAAGGCGAGAAGGTCCATTTTCTGACGCGCGGATATGGCGGCCGCGAGCAGGGCCCGATCCGTGTGGATCCGCTGCGCCATGCCGCCGCCGATGTCGGCGACGAGCCGCTTCTTCTCGCCGCAGCCGCGCCCACATGGGTGGCGGCAAACCGGTCCGAGGGCGCGGCTGCGGCTGTGCGTGGCGGTGCCGGTCTCATCATCATGGATGACGGCTTCCAGAACCCCGGCCTTGCCAAGGATTTTTCCATTCTCGTCGTCGATGCCGCGAGCGGCGTGGGCAATGGCCGCCTCGTTCCCGCCGGTCCGCTTCGCGAGCGGGTGGACGATGCGCTCTCACGCGCGAACGCCCTCATCCTCACCGGGCGCGGCCATGCGGGAGATGGCATTGCCGCGCGGGCGCGCGCGCGCGGCATTCCCGTTTTTAATTCGATCGTCCGCCCCGCCGTCGCGCCGGATTTCGGTGCCGGGCCCTTCCTCGCCTTTGCGGGCATCGGACGCCCCGAAAAATTCTACCGGACGCTCCGCGAACTCGGCGCCGAGCTCGCCGAGACGATTTCCTTTCCCGATCACCACATGTTCAGCGAGAGCGAGGCGTTGAAGCTCCTCGTTCGTGCGCGCGAGCTTGGCGCGCGGCTCATCACCACCGAGAAAGACGCGGCGCGGCTCAGCCATGCTCCCGTATCGAGCGCGCGGTGGCGTCTCGACGAGGCGGCGCTGCGCCTGCCCGTTCGCGCGCTGATCGGCGATTTCCCTTCCCTGATGGCTCAGATCGACGATGCCGTCTCTCGGGCGCGCCGGCGCTGA
- a CDS encoding 3-deoxy-D-manno-octulosonic acid transferase, with the protein MKAKPRSAALVAYKALTHALAPAVPYFLARREARGKEEAARVSERLGVSSLARPEGPLVWLHAASIGESLSILPLTERLIAAVPGLHVLVTTGTVTSARLMAERLPSGAVHQFVPLDHPDYCTRFLDHWRPDLAVWVESEFWPNLIILAHERGVPLALVNARITKRSWRSWKRAPAFIANLLSRFRLLMAQDRASAERLRDLGAAHVEEPGNLKHDAAPLEHDAAALAHLRAATAGRPLWLASNTHEGEERAAAEAHLALAPAHPGLLTVIVPRHPARGAAIAAELAAMGLAVARRSSGDDIGPDTQIYLGDTLGEMGLFYNLSGIAFIGGTLGAQGGHNPFEAARLDCALVTGPSDFNFAEAYAAFEKGGAMLRIADGTALPVTIGRLLDNETERQRLCRAAFEIVNADSGATDRALAALLRLLPQGAERSGDA; encoded by the coding sequence ATGAAAGCAAAGCCTCGCTCCGCAGCCCTCGTCGCCTACAAGGCGTTGACGCATGCGCTGGCACCCGCCGTGCCTTACTTTCTCGCGAGGCGCGAGGCGCGCGGCAAGGAAGAGGCGGCGCGCGTTTCCGAGCGTCTCGGCGTTTCCTCGCTTGCCCGGCCAGAAGGTCCGCTTGTCTGGCTGCATGCGGCAAGCATCGGCGAATCCCTTTCCATTCTTCCGTTGACGGAGCGGTTGATCGCCGCCGTTCCCGGCCTTCATGTGCTGGTGACGACAGGCACCGTCACCTCCGCGCGGCTGATGGCGGAGCGGCTGCCCTCCGGTGCGGTCCACCAGTTCGTACCGCTCGATCACCCGGATTACTGCACGCGCTTTCTCGATCACTGGCGGCCCGATCTCGCGGTCTGGGTCGAATCCGAATTCTGGCCCAACCTCATCATCCTCGCGCATGAGCGCGGCGTTCCGCTGGCGCTCGTCAATGCGCGTATCACAAAGCGGTCGTGGCGGAGCTGGAAGCGCGCGCCCGCCTTCATTGCCAATCTGCTGTCGCGCTTCCGCCTGCTGATGGCGCAGGACCGCGCCAGCGCGGAGCGCCTGCGCGATCTCGGTGCGGCGCATGTCGAAGAACCCGGCAACCTCAAGCATGATGCCGCCCCTCTCGAACATGACGCGGCGGCGCTTGCGCATCTGCGCGCGGCAACGGCCGGGCGGCCGCTCTGGCTTGCCAGCAACACCCATGAAGGCGAGGAACGCGCGGCGGCGGAAGCGCATCTCGCCCTCGCGCCCGCGCATCCGGGCCTTCTCACCGTCATCGTGCCGCGCCATCCCGCGCGCGGCGCGGCCATCGCCGCCGAACTTGCCGCGATGGGCCTTGCCGTCGCGCGCCGTTCGTCCGGCGATGACATCGGACCGGATACACAGATTTATCTCGGCGATACGCTGGGCGAGATGGGCCTCTTCTACAATCTTTCCGGCATCGCCTTTATCGGCGGCACGCTCGGCGCGCAGGGCGGCCACAATCCGTTCGAGGCGGCGCGGCTCGATTGCGCGCTCGTCACAGGCCCCAGCGATTTCAATTTCGCGGAAGCCTATGCCGCCTTCGAGAAGGGCGGCGCGATGTTACGCATTGCGGATGGCACCGCCCTCCCCGTCACTATCGGCCGCCTTCTCGACAACGAGACCGAGCGGCAAAGGCTCTGCCGCGCCGCATTCGAAATCGTCAATGCCGATAGCGGCGCAACGGACCGCGCCCTTGCCGCCCTGCTCCGGCTGCTGCCGCAAGGCGCGGAAAGGAGCGGCGATGCGTGA
- a CDS encoding lysophospholipid acyltransferase family protein yields the protein MPARKKKRITKSETFQTFVAWLIAQFIRIVRRTGRFEVRRGDIAARFWAEDKPFIATSWHGQNMLTPCFWHNWREVRVLVSKHGDGEIVANIMRILGVGTIRGAGVPKGEERAHKQKGKGGAGALRAMVRALGENISVALTADLPPGPARRAGDGIVMLARLSGRPIVPIAATTSARIRLNNWDSFTINLPFSRGAVVWGEPIYVARDAGPEEIEAARLLVQQGLNAVAAEAERMVGRAPLPSDEGAVAH from the coding sequence ATGCCCGCTCGCAAGAAAAAAAGAATAACGAAAAGCGAAACCTTCCAGACCTTCGTCGCCTGGCTGATCGCGCAGTTCATCCGCATCGTGCGCCGCACCGGCCGCTTCGAGGTTCGCCGCGGCGACATCGCGGCCCGCTTCTGGGCCGAGGACAAGCCCTTCATCGCCACGAGCTGGCATGGCCAGAACATGCTGACGCCCTGCTTCTGGCATAACTGGCGCGAGGTGCGCGTTCTCGTCTCCAAGCATGGCGATGGAGAAATCGTCGCCAACATCATGCGCATTCTCGGCGTCGGCACCATTCGCGGCGCCGGCGTGCCGAAGGGCGAGGAACGGGCCCACAAGCAGAAGGGCAAGGGCGGCGCGGGCGCGCTGCGCGCCATGGTGCGTGCGCTGGGCGAAAATATCTCCGTGGCGCTCACGGCCGATCTGCCGCCCGGCCCCGCGCGGCGCGCGGGCGACGGCATCGTCATGCTGGCGCGTCTTTCCGGGCGGCCCATCGTGCCGATCGCGGCGACGACAAGCGCCCGCATCCGGCTCAACAACTGGGACAGCTTCACCATCAACCTTCCCTTCTCCCGGGGAGCGGTCGTCTGGGGCGAACCGATCTATGTGGCGCGCGATGCCGGCCCCGAGGAGATAGAGGCGGCGCGTCTTCTGGTTCAGCAGGGCCTCAACGCCGTTGCGGCGGAAGCCGAGCGCATGGTCGGCCGCGCCCCTTTGCCGAGCGACGAGGGAGCGGTAGCGCATTGA
- a CDS encoding ABC transporter ATP-binding protein — protein sequence MPSQKTDARPGPDSPGNRPDSVPNPLSVRPPELTTRDVLSRMAREYLKPHWRLAVTALLASVVVAGATGVLPLLIKHALDNIVGSDSWMLMLVAAGAIGATAVQAIATYISKVNMNTIGQHIVATIQQSMFARIVHADLAWVSGTHSGRFLSSFLYDATRVRDSITTSIIDLGQNFLTVLALIGAMFYLNWQLALMGTTVIPVIAVLVRQLGRRTRKAAKQGMEGSGNLTAVISEALSGIRVVKAYDQEETEIARTTRRIMEVRHHALRAMKSRAMASPVTGTLSGIGIAAVIYFGGRSVQTGLLTIGDLGGFLSAMMLAYEPLKKLANTQTLMQEGVAAAIRIFPILDIRPTIASPEGAKKLEVANSAIRFDNVHFHYGDGTPALNGIDIEVPMGHTVALVGPSGSGKSTILNLVPRFYDPTTGRVTIGGQDVREVTLGSLRAASSLVTQEPFLFDDTIKANIAYGSPDATDAEIEEAARNAAAHEFIAGLPRGYETTVGEAGFKLSGGQRQRIAIARAMLKNASILLLDEATSALDTASEMQVQSALARLMQGRTTLVIAHRLSTIKHAHNIYVIDDGRVVEQGSHEELVAQGGLYAELSRSQFIEEPVAGRAASDELPQAVAGE from the coding sequence ATGCCGAGCCAGAAGACCGACGCCAGACCCGGCCCCGACAGCCCCGGCAATCGTCCCGATTCCGTGCCCAATCCCCTGTCCGTACGGCCGCCGGAGCTGACGACGCGCGACGTCCTCAGCCGCATGGCGCGCGAATACCTGAAGCCCCATTGGCGGCTCGCGGTTACGGCGCTCCTTGCCAGCGTGGTGGTGGCGGGCGCAACCGGCGTCCTGCCGCTTCTCATCAAGCATGCGCTGGACAATATCGTCGGTTCGGATTCCTGGATGCTGATGCTTGTCGCGGCGGGCGCCATCGGCGCCACGGCGGTACAGGCCATCGCGACCTACATCTCCAAAGTGAACATGAACACGATCGGCCAGCACATCGTGGCGACGATCCAGCAAAGCATGTTCGCCCGCATCGTCCATGCCGACCTCGCCTGGGTCAGCGGCACGCATTCCGGCCGGTTCCTGTCGAGCTTCCTTTACGACGCCACCCGCGTCCGCGACTCCATCACCACCTCCATCATCGATCTCGGCCAGAATTTCCTCACCGTCCTCGCGCTGATCGGCGCCATGTTCTATCTGAACTGGCAGCTCGCGCTCATGGGCACCACCGTCATTCCGGTGATCGCCGTTCTGGTGCGTCAGCTCGGCCGGCGGACGCGCAAGGCCGCCAAGCAGGGCATGGAAGGCTCGGGCAATCTCACCGCCGTCATCTCCGAGGCCCTGAGCGGCATCCGTGTCGTCAAGGCCTACGACCAGGAAGAAACCGAGATCGCGCGCACCACGCGCCGGATCATGGAAGTCCGCCACCATGCGCTGCGCGCCATGAAAAGCCGCGCCATGGCGAGCCCCGTCACCGGCACGCTGTCCGGCATCGGCATCGCCGCCGTCATCTATTTCGGCGGTCGCAGCGTGCAGACCGGCCTCCTCACCATCGGCGATCTCGGCGGCTTTCTCTCCGCCATGATGCTCGCCTATGAGCCGCTGAAGAAGCTCGCCAACACGCAAACGCTGATGCAGGAAGGCGTCGCCGCCGCCATCCGCATCTTCCCCATTCTCGACATCCGTCCCACCATCGCGAGCCCCGAAGGCGCGAAGAAGCTCGAAGTGGCGAACAGCGCGATCCGTTTCGACAACGTGCATTTCCACTATGGAGACGGCACGCCCGCCCTTAACGGCATCGACATCGAAGTGCCGATGGGACATACGGTTGCCCTTGTCGGCCCGTCCGGCTCCGGCAAGAGCACCATCCTGAATCTCGTGCCCCGCTTCTACGATCCGACAACCGGCCGCGTCACCATCGGCGGCCAGGATGTGCGCGAGGTCACGCTCGGCTCGCTCCGCGCCGCAAGCTCGCTCGTCACGCAAGAGCCCTTCCTCTTCGACGACACCATCAAGGCGAACATCGCCTATGGCTCGCCCGATGCGACGGACGCCGAAATCGAGGAAGCGGCGCGCAATGCCGCCGCGCATGAATTCATCGCGGGCCTGCCCCGTGGATACGAAACCACCGTCGGCGAGGCGGGCTTCAAATTGTCCGGCGGCCAGCGCCAGCGCATCGCCATCGCGCGCGCCATGCTGAAAAACGCCTCCATCCTGCTGCTCGACGAGGCCACTTCCGCGCTCGATACGGCATCCGAAATGCAGGTCCAGAGCGCGCTTGCGCGCCTGATGCAGGGGCGGACGACGCTTGTCATCGCGCACCGCCTCTCGACCATCAAGCACGCACACAACATCTACGTCATCGACGACGGGCGCGTTGTCGAACAAGGCAGCCACGAGGAGCTTGTCGCGCAGGGCGGCCTCTATGCGGAGCTTTCCCGCTCGCAATTCATCGAGGAGCCGGTAGCCGGCCGCGCGGCGTCCGACGAGCTGCCCCAGGCTGTCGCGGGAGAATAA
- a CDS encoding TspO/MBR family protein encodes MTTDRTQAPATGPSPLVSLAYLFVFLAVVFLAAAAGGAITSTSVGTWYQDLAKPALTPARWVFPVAWNFLYFLMAISAWLVWRAAGSFDRAGFALSLFGIQLSLNLSWSIVFFGLMSPSLGIAAIIALDLAIIGTMLAFFGISRLAALLLVPYLGWTLFATYLTIAIAVLNA; translated from the coding sequence ATGACCACTGACCGGACACAGGCGCCCGCCACAGGACCGAGCCCGCTCGTCTCCCTTGCCTATCTCTTCGTCTTTCTGGCCGTCGTCTTTCTCGCCGCCGCGGCAGGTGGCGCGATCACGTCCACGAGCGTCGGCACCTGGTATCAGGACCTGGCAAAGCCGGCGCTCACGCCCGCGCGCTGGGTTTTCCCCGTGGCCTGGAATTTCCTCTACTTCCTGATGGCGATTTCGGCCTGGCTGGTCTGGCGGGCGGCGGGCAGCTTCGACAGGGCGGGCTTCGCGCTGTCGCTGTTCGGCATCCAGCTGTCGCTGAACCTCAGCTGGAGCATCGTCTTTTTCGGTCTGATGAGCCCCTCGCTCGGCATCGCCGCCATTATCGCGCTCGATCTCGCGATCATCGGCACCATGCTTGCCTTTTTCGGCATCAGCCGGCTGGCGGCGCTGTTGCTGGTGCCCTATCTCGGATGGACGTTGTTCGCGACTTACCTGACCATCGCCATTGCCGTATTGAACGCTTGA
- a CDS encoding DUF4170 domain-containing protein — MAKQLLHLVFGGELTHLEAHEFKDTGALDIVGIFPSYAEAHRAWKAAAQRTVDNAHMRYFIVHLHRLMDPDQEEGTHDH; from the coding sequence ATGGCTAAACAGCTTCTCCACCTCGTATTCGGCGGCGAACTCACCCATCTCGAGGCTCATGAGTTCAAGGATACCGGGGCGCTCGACATTGTCGGCATCTTCCCGAGCTATGCGGAGGCACACCGGGCCTGGAAGGCGGCGGCGCAGCGAACCGTGGACAATGCGCATATGCGCTATTTCATCGTCCATCTGCACCGGCTGATGGACCCCGACCAGGAAGAAGGGACGCATGACCACTGA
- a CDS encoding 3'(2'),5'-bisphosphate nucleotidase CysQ, protein MPEPEARTADFTLLKDVVREAGALAMRYYQTDLRKWSKAHDDTPVTEADIAVNDLLRSRLMGARPDYGWLSEETEDDDSRLSRPFVWVVDPIDGTRAFAKGKPHFAISAALVAEGRPLLAALFNPATGEFFEAALREGARLNGEPIRVSDCREIEGCRMVAFAPMFKHPAWPDAWPEMDISDRNSVAYRIALVASGQADATLALNGKNDWDLAAADLILHEAGGRMTTHDGTQLLYNRPTTRHPSLLAAGPALYDALFARVGAVKLRS, encoded by the coding sequence TTGCCGGAACCTGAGGCGCGTACCGCCGATTTCACATTGCTGAAGGATGTCGTGCGGGAAGCGGGTGCGCTTGCCATGCGTTATTACCAGACCGACCTCAGAAAATGGTCGAAGGCGCATGACGATACGCCCGTCACCGAGGCCGACATCGCGGTGAACGATCTTCTCCGCTCGCGGCTCATGGGTGCCCGGCCGGATTACGGCTGGCTGTCGGAGGAGACCGAGGACGATGACTCGCGCCTCTCCCGTCCCTTCGTCTGGGTGGTGGACCCGATCGACGGCACTCGGGCCTTCGCCAAGGGCAAGCCACATTTCGCCATATCGGCCGCGCTTGTCGCCGAGGGGCGCCCCCTGCTCGCCGCGCTCTTCAATCCCGCCACAGGTGAATTCTTCGAGGCGGCGCTTCGCGAGGGCGCGCGGCTCAATGGCGAACCGATCAGGGTCAGCGATTGCCGCGAGATCGAAGGCTGCCGGATGGTCGCCTTCGCGCCGATGTTCAAGCATCCGGCCTGGCCGGACGCATGGCCCGAAATGGACATATCGGACCGCAATTCCGTCGCCTATCGTATCGCACTCGTGGCGAGCGGGCAGGCCGATGCCACGCTAGCGCTCAACGGCAAGAACGACTGGGATCTCGCTGCCGCCGACCTCATCCTCCACGAGGCGGGCGGACGCATGACCACCCATGACGGCACGCAGCTCCTCTACAACCGGCCAACGACGCGCCATCCAAGCCTGCTCGCTGCCGGACCCGCGCTTTACGACGCGCTTTTTGCCAGAGTCGGAGCCGTTAAATTGCGTAGCTAA